Below is a genomic region from Halostella litorea.
CGCGAAGGAGACGTGGAGGTTGTGGGCGGCGAGCTTCTCCTCGCGCTCGTCGCGGCCCAGCGCGCGGATCTCGTCGGGCGTGTGGGCGGCACACACCGGACAGGAACAGGGGAAGTACTCCAGGTCCCCGAGGTGCTGGGTGTTCCGCACGGTGAGGTAGCGGTCGTCGCGGGCGTAGATGGCGTAGGCCGCGGAGTCGAACAGGTCACAGCCCAGCGCCGTCGCGAGCGCGAACATCATGGGGTGGCCCGCGCCGAACAGGTGGACGGGGGCGTCCGGCGAGAGGCCCCGTTTCGACGCCGCGACCACGTTGACCATGTCGGCGTAGCGGTAGTCGTTCATCATCGGTACGACCGCGCCGACCGGGAACACGTCGAGCGACGAGGCGTCGGCGGTCCGGGCGGCCGCCTCGCGGAGGTCGGTGTAGGTCGACCCCTGTATCGGCGCGGAGACGAGCATCTCGCCGGTGTCGACCGTCTCGGCCTCCGCGATGCGCTCCTCGGTCGTCGCGAGGTCGCTCTCGGCGGTCTCGCGGGCGGCGTCCGGCGGCGTCGGGATGTCGACCGGCGTCCCCACGTCCGAGCCGATGTCCCGCTGGAACGTCAGGATCTCCTCGGTCGTCACGTCTATCTCGCCGTAGACGGAGAGCTGGAACGACCCGGAGTCGGTCATGATCGCGCCGTCGAAGTCGAGCATGGCGTGGAGCCCCTCCGCCAGGGCCCGCTCCCGAAGCTCCTCGTTCCCGTGGATGATGTAGGAGTTGGTGATCAGCATCTCCGCGCCGAACTCGTCGGCGAGCCGCGCGGGGGCGATCGTCTCCAGGTTGGGGTTTATCACCGGCAGCAGCGCCGGCGTCTCGACGGTCACCCCCGCCCGGGGGACGGAAAGCTCCCCGATGCGGCCCGCGACGTCGGCGTCGCGGAGTTCGAAGTTGTCGCGCATTGCCCGGTCGTATCCGCGGCGCCGGGGTAAGGATTCCGTTCCGACCGACCCGCCGAGCGCGGCCCGGCGTCAGCGTGGCGGCTCCCGGCCGGGACCCGTCAGGAACCGCTTGAGGACGCGCGCCTCCCCGCGCCGCAACACGCCGCTCGCGGTCGACTTGTCCACGTCGAGGGCCGCCGCGACGTCCGCCAGCGTACACGCACGCGGCACCTCGAAGTACCCCATTCGGAGCGCCGTCCCCAGTACCTCGCGCTGGCGGTCGGTGAGCAGGCCGTCGGAGTCGGCGTCGCCGACGATGGAGAGCAGTTCGTACCCGAGGTCGGACGCCTCCAGCCCGTCGCGGAGGCGCTCGAACTCCGTCCGGGTGCCGGTGAGGTCGAACTCGAACCACCCGTCGCGGACGACGACGGGGTACTCGGGCGCGAGCGCCGGCCCGGCGGCGAACTCGTAGAGCGCGACGTCGGACGTCTCGTACCGCGCCAGCACGGTCCCCTCGGCGGCGTCCAACCGCTGATAGTCCGCTATCGACGGGTGGTCGCGGATCGCGTCGCCGACCGCGGCCGGGGAGTCGGCGGCGACCTCGCCCAGTTCGACCGCCGTATCGCCGGTTCTGAGTCCGGTCAGAAGCCGGAACGTCGCGTCCGGGTACGCCCGCGACACCTCCGACACCCACGTCGTCTCCGGGAGTTCGATCCGGAACTCCGCCCTGATCATCCGGCGACCCCTCCCGGGTCGGACGGCGATCCCATCATGTTGGGGAAATGCGTTCCCCTCGTCCCTCGGTGTTTCGATCCATGGCACGACACGCTCGCCTGCGGACGCTCGTGGAGGCGGTACGGTCCGACCGGTGGAGCAGTCCGCGCGCACTGGTCGCCGAACTGCGCCGTCGGAACCCGCCCCTGTTCGCGGTCGCCGCGCTCAACGCCGCGCTGTTCGCCGCGTTCGCCGCCGGCGTCCCGCTCGACCCGCGAACCGTCGCCGGCGACCCGGTGTGGCTCAAGCCGGCCAAGTTCGCCGGGGCGATCGCGCTCGTCACCGCCACGCTCGGCTGGCTCTCCAAGCACCTGCCGGTCGCGGCGTCGAGGGTCCGGCGGGCCTCGCACGGCATCGCCGCGGGACTCGTGCTGGAGATCCTGCTCATCGGTGGACAGGCCGCCCGCGGCGTCGGGTCGCACTTCAACGACGCGACGGCGCTCGACACCGCGGTCGGTGCCGTGATGGGCGTCACCATCCTCGGGGTCGTCGGACTGGTCGCGCTCCTGCTCGTCCGGTCGCGGGGCCGCGACTTCGGGGTGCATCCCGCGTTCCAACTGGGGATCCTGCTCGGGGGCGCGCTGTTCGTCGTCGGGTCGCTGGAGGGCGGGGCGATGCTGGCGATCGGCGGGCGCGCGACCGCGCCAGGACCGACGGTGCCCGTCCTCGGGTGGTCGCTCGGCGGCGACTTCCGGCTGGCTCACTTCGTCGGACTCCACGCCCTGCAACTGCTGCCGCTCACCGGCTACCTGGCCGGGGCGGCGTCCGAGGCCGGCCTCCTCCGGCGGCCGAAGCGCGTCGTCGCCGCGGTCGCCGCCGCGTTCCTCGCGGCGCTCGGCCACGCGCTCGTGCCGCTGGTCGGGTGAGCGCGGTTCGCGGGGCGGCCGCGGGACGGTCAGTCGCCCGCGCCGTCCGCCCCGAACAGCGCGTAGTACAGCACGCCGAGCGCGCTCCGCCCGTCCCGCAGTTCGCCCGTGCGAACCGCCTCGCGGAGGTCGTCGAACGCCGCGGTGTCGACCCGGATCGTCTCGTCGTCGTCCAGCGACTGCTCGCCGGTGGGCGTACAGCCGCGGGCGACGTAGTAGTGAAAGACCGCGTCGGCGAAGCCGTTCGCCGGTTCGACGCTCGTCAGCCGCTCGACGGTCCCGGCCTCGTACCCCGTCTCCTCGGCCAGTTCGCGGCGCGCGGCGTCGTCGCGGTCGTCGTCGACGGGTTCGAGCCCGCCCGCCGGCAGCGCGCGGTTGACCCGCTTGACCGCCTGCCGCCACTCCTCGACCACCACCACGTCGCCGTCCGGGGTGAAGGGGAGCACGACCACGCTCTCGCCCTCCGAGAGGTAGTCGAAGTCGGTGACGGTGCCGTCCGGCAGCCGCGCGTCCTCCCGCACGACGTCGAACCCCGGGCACTCGTAGGCCACGCGGCTGTCCAGCGTCTCCCAGGCCAGGTCGTCGGTCATGCCCGCCAGTAGGGCCAGCCCCCGCAAAAGGCCGCCGGCGGACGGCCGAAAACACGAAAAACAATTATGTTATTCTATCGTAGGTTCACCCATGCTCCCGAGGTGTGCGAACTGCGGCGCGCTGATGCGCCTGCAGGACGAGTCCGCCCGGCTGTTCCAGTACCGCTGTGCCACCTGCCACTCCAAGCGGACCGAGCACAAGGCCGACGGGCCGCGCTGATCGGGCGCGTCGACTCGGCCGGCCCGGTCGGCCGGCGTGGCCGCCCTGGAACCGGCCGGCGCGCTCAGAAGTGGCGGTCGATCTGGCGTTCGGTGTGGGCGCGCGACTCGGAGTTGTCGACGGTGACGTGGTCGCCGTCGAGGGGGTCGAACCCCTCGCGGATCAGCTCGTGGACCTCGACGTCGGCGTCGCTCTCGCCGCCCTCGCGCGCACGGATCCGCTCGCGGACCACCGGCTCCGCGCACTCGACTTTCACCGAGCGAAACTCCGCGCCCAGTTCCGCCGCCAGCGCCCGCGCCCGCTGGCGGAGCTCGCTGTGCTGGAACGTGCCGTCGAACACGACGCTCTCGCCCCGCCGGATCCGCTCGCGGCCGCGGGCGAACAGTTCGTCGTACACGCGCTCGCGCTCCTCTGGCGTGTACTCCGGGTCCGGGGCCACGTCGTTGCGGACCACGTCGGTCCGGAGCAACTCGCCGTCGATGCGGTCGACGATACCCTCCGACACGGTCGTCTTGCCCACGCCCGGCGGCCCGCAGACGACGACGAGTTCCGGAACCCCCGCCTCGCTCCGCTCGACGGCCGCGCCCGAGTCAGCCATCGACACCACCCACCACGCCTGTCACGCGTCGGTGCGTCATTCGAACGGTAATTCAGGGAGGTGGTACATATCATTGTGGGAATCGGAGCGAAAGTGGTGCGGGACTGATCCACGTTTGTGGATTATCTGGGCTTGTCGCCCGATTCTCGTCGTGATCAACGCCGGACCGTCCCCGACGGCCACAGCCAGTAGACGTTTGTCGATCCAGCGACACGCAACCTGTAATGGGATCCGAGACGGACAGGGACCCGCTCGTTCTGCTCGGGGTCGGTATCCTCCTGGGGACGACCCTCGCCGGGGCCGTGGCCGGCGTGCCGCTCCGAGTCGCCGCGGCGCAGTTGAGCCTCCCGGGCGTGATCGGGGTCGGGCTGGTCGCGTACGGCCGGATCCACGGCGAGCCGTCGACGGCTGACGTTCGACGCACGGTGTTTACCTGGAGCGGGTACGGTATCCTCGTCTTCGTCCTCGTCGGGTTCTGGTTCGGCCAGGTCACCCGCTACTTCGAGACGTCGTTCGTCCTCGCGGTCGTCGCGTCGCTGAGCCTCGGGGCGGGGTTCGGCGCGACCGTCGGCGTCTACTCCGTCCGCCTGCAGCGCACGAACGCCGAACTCGAAAGCAAGAACGAGCAGATGGACCGGTTCGCGAGCGTCGTCAGCCACGACCTGCGGAACCCCCTCAACGTGGCCACCGGCTATCTCGCCCTCGCGGCGGAGGAACGCGACGACGACGACCACGTCGTGGCCGCGTCGGAGTCGCTGGACCGGATGGACGCCTTGATCGACGACCTGCTGCTCCTCGCTCGGGAGGGCGACCCGGTCGGCGAACTGGAGCCGGTCGCCCTCGAAACCCTCTGCGTGCAGTGCTGGGACGCCGTCGAGACGAACGACGCGACGCTCAGCGTCGACACGACCCGAACGGTCCGGGCCGACCGGAGCCGGCTTCGACAGCTGTTCGAGAACCTGTTTCGAAACGCCGTCGAACACGGCTCCCCGGGCGACTCGCATGCACGCCGGGGCGGCTTGACCGTCACCGTCGGCGACCTCGCGGACGGCTTCTACGTCGCCGACGACGGTCCCGGCATCCCCGACCGGATCCGCGAGAACGCGTTCGACGAGGGGGTTTCCGGGTCGGAGACCGGGACCGGGCTCGGCCTCTCGATCGTCGCCCAGGTCGCCGAGGGACACGGGTGGGACGTCCACATCGCGGAGAGCGCCGACGGCGGCGCGCGGATCGAGGTCACTAGCGTCGAGTTCGTGTGACGTGGCCGTCCCTCGGGTAGTTCGACCCGACATGTCAGAGCCTTCATGACGTTGTCGGACGACCCTCGACCCGTGTACCAGTTCACCCCCGACGAGATAGACCAGCGACGTGCGCATCACCAGGCAGTGAAACAGGGAGCCGACGAGGTCGACGTAAAGCGGATCGGGAACCTCGGTGAGATCGCGTTCGAGCAGTTCTGTCGGGAGTATCTCCCCACGGAGATGTGGGAGTGGAAAAACGAAGGCGCGATACGGCGCTGTAACCCCGAGAGCTTCGCCGGGCACGACTTCGAGATCTTCGGCTACGAGGTCGACGTGAAGACGTCGCGGGACGTGTCGGCGTTTCTCCCGAAGCGACTCGTCGAGTCCGACTCGGAGGACGACATCATCGTAATGGTCTGGCACCGCGACAACGAGGACAGTCTGATCCTGCTGGGCTGGGAGCACGTCGACACGCTGGAATCGAAGGTGGCCACGGAGGAGCGGTTCTCCGGCGATTCGCCCGCGAAACTGGAACACCTCGCGACCCGTCCGATGAACGACCTGCAGGACCTCGGGCCGAACACGGCGAACATGAACCAGACGCCCGAGAACCCGTTCGCGCCGGGCGACCGGGTCCGGAAACGGGAGGATTCCGATGCATCCGTCGGCGTCGTGGTCGAGGTGCTGCCGCCAGAGACACAGGTGGAACTCTACGGCCAGGAACTCGACGGCGAGGCCGTGAGGGTCGCGTTCCCGAGTTCCCTCGACGAGGGGCCGGGC
It encodes:
- the tgtA gene encoding tRNA guanosine(15) transglycosylase TgtA, which gives rise to MRDNFELRDADVAGRIGELSVPRAGVTVETPALLPVINPNLETIAPARLADEFGAEMLITNSYIIHGNEELRERALAEGLHAMLDFDGAIMTDSGSFQLSVYGEIDVTTEEILTFQRDIGSDVGTPVDIPTPPDAARETAESDLATTEERIAEAETVDTGEMLVSAPIQGSTYTDLREAAARTADASSLDVFPVGAVVPMMNDYRYADMVNVVAASKRGLSPDAPVHLFGAGHPMMFALATALGCDLFDSAAYAIYARDDRYLTVRNTQHLGDLEYFPCSCPVCAAHTPDEIRALGRDEREEKLAAHNLHVSFAEIRRIKQAIRAGNLLELVEVRARGHPAMLDGYRALLDHAEQLEAADPVSKGTFFHVSAESARRPEVLRHRERLDRLDAPAELLLTEGADVEGYDATWSLAPPFGPVPPALSQTYPLTAETPDRLDDAARAAAADAVARLAEHNPGSDVTVAHYGWPDHVLRRLPEGVERIDLATRR
- a CDS encoding sensor histidine kinase; protein product: MGSETDRDPLVLLGVGILLGTTLAGAVAGVPLRVAAAQLSLPGVIGVGLVAYGRIHGEPSTADVRRTVFTWSGYGILVFVLVGFWFGQVTRYFETSFVLAVVASLSLGAGFGATVGVYSVRLQRTNAELESKNEQMDRFASVVSHDLRNPLNVATGYLALAAEERDDDDHVVAASESLDRMDALIDDLLLLAREGDPVGELEPVALETLCVQCWDAVETNDATLSVDTTRTVRADRSRLRQLFENLFRNAVEHGSPGDSHARRGGLTVTVGDLADGFYVADDGPGIPDRIRENAFDEGVSGSETGTGLGLSIVAQVAEGHGWDVHIAESADGGARIEVTSVEFV
- a CDS encoding AAA family ATPase, whose product is MADSGAAVERSEAGVPELVVVCGPPGVGKTTVSEGIVDRIDGELLRTDVVRNDVAPDPEYTPEERERVYDELFARGRERIRRGESVVFDGTFQHSELRQRARALAAELGAEFRSVKVECAEPVVRERIRAREGGESDADVEVHELIREGFDPLDGDHVTVDNSESRAHTERQIDRHF
- a CDS encoding NUDIX domain-containing protein, with protein sequence MTDDLAWETLDSRVAYECPGFDVVREDARLPDGTVTDFDYLSEGESVVVLPFTPDGDVVVVEEWRQAVKRVNRALPAGGLEPVDDDRDDAARRELAEETGYEAGTVERLTSVEPANGFADAVFHYYVARGCTPTGEQSLDDDETIRVDTAAFDDLREAVRTGELRDGRSALGVLYYALFGADGAGD
- a CDS encoding helix-turn-helix domain-containing protein — its product is MIRAEFRIELPETTWVSEVSRAYPDATFRLLTGLRTGDTAVELGEVAADSPAAVGDAIRDHPSIADYQRLDAAEGTVLARYETSDVALYEFAAGPALAPEYPVVVRDGWFEFDLTGTRTEFERLRDGLEASDLGYELLSIVGDADSDGLLTDRQREVLGTALRMGYFEVPRACTLADVAAALDVDKSTASGVLRRGEARVLKRFLTGPGREPPR